Proteins encoded by one window of Clostridium cagae:
- a CDS encoding cell division protein FtsL: MNKLEGKEYDYIKGSTAVKPSRKRIASRPKKSKQNLRKVKKNKNIKIKNEKIEARKSTLIISILIVSLGLMTISGDAKVYNMQKNLGKINSEINNAEETNEALRVKLLKFGSLQNIQETSEKQLSMALPTKDDIVKVDFSENYFANLQTNNPAEVNQKQSFISKFMSKFR; this comes from the coding sequence GTGAATAAATTGGAAGGAAAAGAATATGATTATATTAAAGGTAGTACAGCAGTAAAACCATCGAGAAAAAGAATAGCAAGTAGACCAAAGAAAAGTAAACAAAATTTACGAAAAGTTAAAAAGAACAAGAACATTAAAATAAAAAATGAAAAAATAGAAGCAAGAAAAAGTACTCTTATAATATCTATATTGATAGTTTCATTAGGACTTATGACTATTTCAGGAGATGCTAAGGTTTATAATATGCAAAAGAATTTAGGGAAAATAAATAGTGAAATTAATAATGCAGAGGAAACAAATGAAGCATTAAGGGTTAAACTTTTAAAATTTGGATCTTTACAAAATATACAAGAAACTTCAGAAAAGCAACTATCAATGGCTTTACCTACAAAAGACGATATCGTAAAGGTAGACTTTTCTGAAAATTATTTTGCAAATTTACAAACAAATAATCCTGCTGAAGTTAATCAAAAACAAAGTTTTATATCTAAGTTTATGAGCAAATTCAGATAG
- the rsmH gene encoding 16S rRNA (cytosine(1402)-N(4))-methyltransferase RsmH: MEFKHISVLLNECLDALDIKDNGIYVDCTLGGAGHSSHILEHLSNEGLLIGIDQDRDALKAAKERLKRFENVKYVHSNFYDIDNILQNLDIPKVDGILMDLGVSSYQLDEGARGFSYMKDAPLDMRMNRDNDFSAYEIVNEYSEDELYKIIRNYGEERFAKRISNCIVNRRSDKPIETTMELVDIIKAAIPAKARREGPHPAKRTFQAIRIEVNSELKILNQTIEDGVNRLKPGGRMAIITFHSLEDRIVKLKFRELNDPCTCPREFPMCICGKKPSVRLISRKGIEPTKEEVEENPRSRSAKLRIIEKL; this comes from the coding sequence ATGGAATTTAAACATATTTCAGTTTTACTAAATGAGTGCTTAGACGCATTAGATATAAAGGATAATGGAATTTATGTTGACTGTACACTAGGCGGAGCAGGACATTCATCTCATATATTAGAGCATTTATCAAATGAAGGTTTATTAATAGGTATAGATCAAGATAGAGATGCCTTAAAAGCGGCAAAAGAAAGATTGAAAAGGTTTGAAAATGTAAAATATGTTCATAGTAACTTTTATGACATAGATAATATTCTTCAAAATTTAGATATACCAAAAGTAGACGGTATATTAATGGATCTTGGAGTATCTTCTTATCAATTAGATGAAGGAGCAAGAGGCTTTAGTTATATGAAAGATGCTCCTTTAGATATGAGAATGAATAGAGATAATGATTTTTCAGCTTATGAAATTGTAAATGAATATAGTGAGGATGAATTATATAAAATAATAAGAAATTATGGTGAAGAAAGATTTGCAAAAAGAATCTCTAACTGTATAGTAAATAGAAGAAGTGATAAGCCTATAGAGACTACTATGGAACTAGTTGACATAATTAAGGCAGCTATTCCGGCAAAAGCAAGAAGAGAGGGACCACACCCAGCAAAAAGAACTTTTCAAGCTATAAGAATAGAAGTGAATTCAGAACTAAAAATACTTAACCAAACTATTGAAGATGGTGTAAATAGATTAAAGCCTGGTGGAAGAATGGCTATAATAACCTTTCATTCATTAGAAGATAGAATAGTTAAGCTTAAATTTAGAGAACTTAATGATCCATGTACATGTCCAAGAGAATTTCCAATGTGTATTTGCGGCAAAAAACCTAGCGTTAGGCTAATATCTAGAAAAGGAATAGAACCTACTAAAGAAGAGGTTGAAGAAAATCCAAGAAGTAGAAGTGCAAAACTTAGAATAATTGAGAAATTATAA
- the mraZ gene encoding division/cell wall cluster transcriptional repressor MraZ, translating into MFIGEYQHSLDSKNRMIVPAKLREDLGEMFVITKGLDGCIYAYTINEWRILENKLKTLPLTNKDARAFVRFFFSGACIVYLDKQGRGLIPQNLKEYAGIEKDIVSIGVLSRIEIWSREKWINYNESDIDYDLIAEKMNDLGI; encoded by the coding sequence ATGTTTATTGGAGAATATCAACATTCACTAGATTCTAAAAACAGAATGATTGTTCCAGCAAAACTAAGAGAAGACTTAGGAGAGATGTTTGTAATAACTAAAGGTCTTGACGGATGTATTTATGCTTATACAATTAATGAATGGAGAATTTTGGAGAATAAGCTTAAAACCTTACCTTTAACTAATAAAGATGCAAGAGCATTTGTAAGATTCTTTTTTTCTGGTGCATGTATAGTATACTTAGATAAGCAAGGAAGAGGATTAATTCCACAAAATTTAAAAGAATATGCAGGCATAGAAAAGGACATAGTAAGTATAGGGGTATTATCTAGAATTGAGATTTGGAGCAGGGAAAAGTGGATTAATTACAACGAATCAGATATAGATTATGATCTGATTGCAGAAAAAATGAATGATTTAGGAATATAA
- a CDS encoding TerC/Alx family metal homeostasis membrane protein yields the protein METKKSLRNLSFWIILSIIFNLFIFHFKGESAAIEYFGGYIIEMSLSLDNLFLFLMIFSSFGIREEYQERVLLYGVIGAMALRLIFILLGVTIVNKFHWILYVFGVVLLFSGFKMLFCKDDNIQFHDNFAVKLLRKIMPVSNTMNNNKFFERKNKILYATPLFVVLLVIEFSDVIFALDSIPAIFSITTDTFIVYTSNIFAILGLRSMYYVLAKMNTMFKFMKYGVGFILMFTGVKLIIIHFGIEISVLNSVLIIMIILLTSILFSLLFDGNKKEKRC from the coding sequence ATGGAAACAAAAAAATCATTACGTAATTTAAGTTTTTGGATAATTTTATCTATAATTTTTAATCTATTTATTTTTCATTTTAAGGGAGAAAGTGCTGCAATTGAATATTTTGGAGGCTACATAATAGAAATGTCTTTAAGTTTGGATAATTTATTCTTATTCTTAATGATATTTTCAAGCTTTGGAATAAGAGAAGAATATCAAGAAAGAGTTTTATTATATGGAGTTATTGGAGCTATGGCACTACGTCTTATATTTATTTTACTTGGTGTTACTATAGTAAATAAGTTCCATTGGATTCTTTATGTTTTTGGAGTGGTTTTGTTATTTAGCGGTTTTAAAATGTTGTTTTGTAAAGATGATAATATACAATTTCATGATAATTTTGCTGTTAAATTATTAAGAAAAATTATGCCGGTAAGCAATACAATGAATAATAATAAATTTTTTGAAAGAAAAAATAAAATTCTTTATGCAACCCCGTTGTTTGTTGTTTTATTAGTAATAGAGTTTTCAGATGTGATATTTGCTTTGGATTCAATACCAGCAATATTCTCAATAACTACAGACACATTTATAGTGTATACATCTAATATATTTGCAATACTTGGATTAAGAAGTATGTACTATGTGTTAGCTAAAATGAATACTATGTTTAAATTTATGAAATATGGAGTCGGATTTATATTAATGTTTACAGGCGTAAAGCTTATAATAATTCACTTTGGAATCGAAATCTCAGTTTTAAATTCAGTATTAATAATTATGATTATATTACTTACAAGTATTTTATTTTCATTATTATTTGATGGTAATAAAAAAGAGAAACGATGCTAA
- the ychF gene encoding redox-regulated ATPase YchF — protein sequence MKLGIVGLPNVGKSTLFNAITKAGAESANYPFCTIEPNVGVVSVPDKRLDVLEKMYNTKKKIYTAIEFYDIAGLVKGASKGEGLGNKFLANIREVESIVHVVRCFDDENVVHVEGTVNPIRDIETINLELIFSDLEVLERRMEKGIKLARSGDKTAKFEYGIMEKIKEQLESNKPARTLEFTDEEQAFVKGLFLITSKPVLYACNISEDDVMEGNFENKYVKTVKEYAASENSEVIVVSAKIEEEVSGLEEDEKNEMLREYGLEESGLDKLIQASYKLLGLMSFLTAGVQEVRAWTIKRGTKAPQAASKIHTDIERGFIRAEVVGYNDLVECGSEAAAKEKGKFRLEGKDYIMEDGDVVNFRFNV from the coding sequence ATGAAGTTAGGAATTGTAGGATTGCCGAATGTAGGTAAAAGTACATTATTTAATGCGATAACAAAAGCTGGAGCAGAATCAGCTAATTACCCATTCTGTACGATTGAACCAAATGTGGGAGTAGTTAGTGTTCCGGATAAGAGATTAGATGTCTTAGAAAAAATGTATAACACAAAGAAAAAAATATATACAGCAATAGAATTCTATGATATAGCAGGATTAGTTAAAGGAGCTTCAAAAGGTGAAGGTTTAGGAAATAAATTTTTAGCTAACATTAGAGAAGTTGAATCAATAGTTCACGTAGTAAGATGTTTTGATGACGAAAATGTTGTTCACGTTGAAGGTACTGTTAATCCAATAAGAGATATTGAAACTATAAACTTAGAATTAATTTTTTCAGATTTAGAAGTTTTAGAAAGAAGAATGGAAAAAGGAATAAAACTTGCAAGATCTGGTGATAAAACTGCTAAGTTCGAATATGGAATCATGGAAAAAATTAAAGAACAATTGGAATCTAATAAACCAGCAAGAACTTTAGAATTTACAGATGAAGAGCAAGCTTTTGTAAAAGGATTATTCTTAATTACTTCAAAGCCTGTTTTATATGCTTGTAATATTTCTGAAGATGATGTTATGGAAGGAAACTTCGAAAATAAATATGTGAAGACAGTAAAAGAATATGCAGCATCTGAAAATTCAGAAGTAATAGTTGTAAGTGCTAAGATAGAAGAAGAAGTATCTGGTTTAGAAGAAGATGAAAAGAATGAAATGTTAAGAGAATATGGTTTGGAAGAATCTGGACTTGATAAGTTAATTCAAGCAAGTTATAAATTATTAGGACTTATGAGTTTCTTAACAGCTGGAGTTCAAGAAGTTAGAGCTTGGACTATAAAAAGAGGAACTAAAGCACCACAAGCGGCTAGTAAAATTCATACTGATATTGAAAGAGGATTTATTAGAGCAGAAGTTGTTGGGTATAATGATTTAGTTGAATGTGGATCAGAAGCAGCAGCTAAAGAAAAAGGTAAGTTTAGACTTGAAGGGAAAGATTACATAATGGAAGACGGAGATGTAGTTAACTTCAGATTTAACGTATAA
- the pdaA gene encoding delta-lactam-biosynthetic de-N-acetylase, whose protein sequence is MLFFNIDKINNFKIEGGNLKKYYKKSILALLVSVLTINSLATPINALDKNSREDEVEEFIEFEENKVKDIFSLFSDQGELNWYYVGKGKDNVAEGPKESVDFLKENDACYLGDTSKKVIYLTFDEGYENGNTGKILDTLKKLNVPAAFFVVKPYIDTEPDLIKRMVDEGHLVCNHSSHHPSMASIHDKAKFEAEFTDVEEAYKKVVGKDMPKYFRPPMGKYSKESLKMTKDLGYKSVFWSFAYKDWLVKNQPAESFAIDKITKGAHPGCIMLLHAVSDTNAKILDTVIKKLQDDGYEFKSLNELPTE, encoded by the coding sequence ATGCTATTTTTTAATATAGATAAAATAAATAATTTTAAGATAGAAGGTGGAAATTTGAAAAAATATTATAAAAAATCAATTTTGGCTTTATTAGTTTCAGTATTAACTATAAATTCCCTTGCTACACCTATTAATGCTCTAGATAAAAATTCTAGGGAGGATGAAGTAGAAGAATTTATAGAGTTTGAAGAAAATAAGGTTAAAGATATCTTTTCGTTATTTTCAGATCAAGGTGAACTGAATTGGTATTATGTTGGTAAAGGCAAAGATAATGTAGCTGAAGGGCCAAAAGAATCCGTAGATTTCCTAAAAGAAAATGATGCTTGTTATCTAGGAGACACTTCAAAAAAAGTAATATATCTTACTTTTGATGAAGGATATGAGAATGGTAATACAGGTAAAATATTAGATACATTAAAAAAACTAAATGTACCCGCTGCCTTTTTTGTTGTTAAGCCCTATATTGATACTGAGCCAGATTTAATTAAAAGAATGGTTGATGAGGGGCATTTAGTATGTAATCATTCATCACATCATCCTTCAATGGCATCAATTCATGATAAAGCTAAATTCGAAGCTGAATTCACTGATGTAGAAGAAGCTTATAAAAAGGTTGTAGGTAAAGATATGCCAAAATATTTTAGACCACCAATGGGTAAGTATTCAAAAGAGTCTTTAAAAATGACAAAAGATTTAGGATACAAATCTGTATTTTGGAGTTTTGCTTATAAAGATTGGTTAGTAAAAAATCAACCAGCTGAAAGCTTTGCAATAGATAAGATAACTAAGGGTGCTCATCCCGGATGTATAATGCTTCTTCATGCTGTATCTGATACTAATGCTAAAATATTAGATACTGTTATAAAAAAATTACAAGATGATGGATATGAATTTAAATCCTTAAATGAACTTCCAACAGAATAA
- a CDS encoding cyclodeaminase/cyclohydrolase family protein, producing MEFYKQTIKEFIGDVESNKASPGGGSVAGLLGALSGALNSMVYSLTVGKKKYQELDEETKAMIDNFREQSKEFAYRSLELMEEDRNGFLKLMECYKLPKDTDEEKCNRNNAIKEGTKEAMLPPLKLARESFEFYKNLDVMSQYGNKMLLSDLGMSAILLHCTIESAIMNVKVNLNGLRDDKIFFNEIKEELDDLFNKSKHKKEEIVAQVNSVIFQE from the coding sequence ATGGAATTTTATAAACAAACAATAAAAGAATTTATTGGGGATGTAGAAAGTAATAAGGCATCACCAGGTGGTGGAAGTGTAGCAGGATTATTAGGGGCATTATCAGGGGCATTGAACTCAATGGTGTATTCTTTAACTGTGGGCAAAAAAAAGTACCAAGAATTAGATGAAGAAACTAAAGCTATGATAGATAATTTTAGAGAACAATCTAAAGAGTTTGCATATAGAAGCTTAGAATTAATGGAAGAAGATCGAAATGGATTTTTGAAGTTAATGGAATGCTATAAACTTCCTAAAGATACAGACGAGGAAAAATGTAATAGAAATAATGCTATAAAAGAAGGTACAAAAGAAGCTATGTTACCACCATTAAAATTAGCTAGAGAATCTTTTGAGTTTTACAAAAATTTAGATGTTATGAGCCAATATGGTAACAAAATGCTTTTATCAGACTTAGGCATGTCAGCAATATTACTACACTGTACTATAGAAAGTGCAATAATGAATGTCAAAGTTAACTTAAATGGATTAAGAGATGATAAAATATTCTTTAATGAAATAAAAGAAGAATTAGATGATTTATTTAATAAATCTAAACACAAAAAAGAAGAGATTGTAGCACAAGTAAATTCAGTTATATTTCAAGAATAA
- a CDS encoding O-antigen ligase family protein — MKEVLNKIYNFVDNRLYFRLLYILVSLGFATIFLYVPAIKKLNTVVLAWGILLILIMMFKDYKTRKIYKFDVPIILFIIFTLALNIFAYRTTENIKIWIVNLMIFTSLYTIDVFKSKRQNIKEMKIISYFYIVLMLPLSIVSLYVDYKKITIQATDMVFGTGRSFGIFVNQNALSIAAGLAVVLSIYLMQRNNNIKMKTLLLLNLIIQGITMVKANGRSSYLLIIAVIYLFLFIYLKNKYLRIALLIIPFLCSSILLTFNEDRLHGFTSGRNILWKSASFVIKDNPMIGVGNSDLLEAVRNARVVEYLPGIEYGGLHNVYLQIAATNGIISLVLMLVFLISIMVFIIKKLDKLKGKEKLQMTTIASMLLGILAVNVFESNLVYIISFISIMFWIYLGYTISILDNRNISNNN, encoded by the coding sequence ATGAAAGAAGTATTAAATAAAATTTACAATTTTGTAGATAACAGATTGTATTTTAGATTACTATATATATTAGTCAGCTTAGGATTTGCAACTATTTTTTTATATGTCCCGGCAATAAAGAAATTAAATACTGTTGTTTTAGCTTGGGGTATTTTACTAATATTAATTATGATGTTTAAGGACTATAAAACAAGAAAGATATACAAGTTTGATGTTCCAATAATTTTATTTATAATTTTTACTTTAGCACTTAACATATTTGCTTATAGGACTACGGAAAACATTAAAATATGGATAGTTAATTTAATGATATTTACATCGTTATATACAATAGATGTATTTAAAAGTAAAAGACAAAATATAAAAGAAATGAAGATTATATCATATTTTTATATTGTTTTAATGTTACCATTGTCAATAGTTTCATTATATGTAGACTATAAGAAGATAACTATACAAGCAACTGATATGGTATTTGGAACAGGCCGATCATTTGGGATTTTTGTAAATCAAAATGCTTTATCTATAGCGGCTGGGTTAGCAGTTGTATTAAGTATATATTTAATGCAAAGAAATAATAATATTAAGATGAAAACATTACTATTATTAAACCTTATTATACAGGGGATTACAATGGTAAAAGCAAATGGAAGAAGTTCATATTTGCTTATAATTGCTGTAATATATTTATTTTTATTCATATATTTAAAAAACAAATATTTAAGAATAGCATTACTGATAATTCCATTTTTATGTTCAAGTATATTATTAACTTTTAATGAAGATAGGTTACATGGATTTACAAGTGGAAGAAATATTTTATGGAAATCAGCTAGTTTTGTTATAAAAGACAATCCTATGATTGGAGTAGGAAATTCAGATTTATTAGAAGCAGTAAGAAATGCTAGAGTAGTTGAATATTTACCAGGAATAGAATATGGTGGTCTTCATAATGTTTATCTTCAAATAGCAGCTACAAATGGAATTATTTCATTAGTATTGATGTTGGTATTTTTAATAAGCATCATGGTATTTATAATAAAAAAATTAGACAAACTCAAGGGAAAAGAAAAACTTCAAATGACTACAATAGCATCTATGCTACTTGGAATATTAGCAGTAAATGTATTTGAAAGTAATTTGGTTTATATAATAAGTTTTATATCCATTATGTTTTGGATATATCTTGGGTATACAATATCTATATTAGATAATAGAAATATAAGCAATAATAACTAG
- a CDS encoding glycosyltransferase produces MHIMVIPSWYSSPRNKVHGSFFKEQFKALSNSGEKITVAYNEIWPLTLIGKTKEKRKINFSIEDNLRTYRYKDFNYFPKNPLMFKSFNKRMDKLYKEIVKKEGKVDIIHAHSAMWGGISAAYISEKYNIPLVITEHSSLKYAKYLKDNYKKHIYKAYKSCDSLIAVGNELKKELNTYVNKDIEVIHNMVDLSLFNTESDCDTEIRNNKTTFFSCAFLEEGKGMELLIRCFKEAFINEDVVLKIGGEGSLKSSLEELVKSIGMERQIFFLGALSRQEVANEMKNCDIFALPSEHETFGVVYIEALACGKPVIGAKNGGAEDIITKENGIIIEKNNEEQLISALKYMKENYKNYDENNIRNITIKNYSEDLLVENLKGVYKRVNERSIK; encoded by the coding sequence ATGCATATTATGGTAATACCATCATGGTATTCATCACCGAGAAATAAGGTTCATGGAAGTTTTTTTAAAGAACAGTTCAAAGCACTATCTAATAGTGGTGAGAAAATTACGGTAGCTTATAATGAAATTTGGCCACTTACGTTAATTGGTAAAACAAAAGAAAAAAGAAAAATTAACTTTAGTATAGAGGATAATCTTAGAACCTATAGATATAAAGATTTCAATTATTTTCCTAAGAACCCCTTAATGTTTAAAAGTTTTAATAAGAGAATGGATAAGTTATATAAAGAAATAGTTAAAAAAGAAGGTAAAGTTGATATAATACATGCTCATTCTGCAATGTGGGGTGGTATTTCGGCAGCTTATATAAGTGAAAAATATAATATACCATTAGTTATAACAGAACATTCATCACTGAAGTATGCAAAATATTTAAAAGATAATTATAAAAAACATATTTACAAAGCTTATAAAAGTTGTGACTCATTAATAGCAGTAGGTAATGAGTTAAAAAAGGAACTTAACACATATGTAAATAAAGATATAGAGGTTATTCATAATATGGTTGATTTATCTTTATTTAATACAGAATCAGATTGTGATACGGAAATAAGAAATAACAAAACTACATTTTTTTCATGTGCTTTTCTTGAAGAGGGCAAAGGAATGGAATTATTAATAAGGTGTTTTAAAGAAGCATTCATTAATGAAGATGTTGTACTTAAAATAGGGGGAGAAGGATCTCTAAAATCTTCATTAGAAGAATTAGTTAAAAGTATAGGTATGGAAAGACAGATATTTTTTTTAGGGGCGTTATCAAGGCAAGAGGTAGCTAATGAAATGAAAAATTGTGATATATTTGCATTACCATCAGAACATGAAACCTTCGGCGTTGTATATATAGAGGCCTTAGCTTGTGGTAAACCTGTTATTGGGGCTAAAAATGGTGGCGCTGAAGATATAATAACTAAAGAAAATGGAATTATTATTGAAAAAAACAATGAGGAGCAATTAATATCTGCATTGAAATATATGAAAGAAAATTATAAAAATTATGATGAAAACAATATTAGAAATATAACAATTAAAAATTATTCTGAAGATTTGTTAGTAGAGAATTTGAAGGGAGTGTATAAAAGAGTAAATGAAAGAAGTATTAAATAA
- a CDS encoding glycosyl transferase group 1 — translation MKILFIACYSPLINNSAAIETLQYLNKLSEIPGNEIHLLTVNFPKNSIYYDEYLFSMMDSKIKYHLIDGGVIFKKFIPRKQSIANVNKEPIKNRKFLRKIKNAFVIPDMYYGWAKKAAKYGIELMQKEKFDVMFSMHEPPSSHLCAYYIKRKFKNVPWITYWSDPWLKDSTRQNSFILKRLVEKNMEKNVVQIADKFIFVTEENRKDYLNQYKVVNSKSEFTYILNRGFDKELYNKLSLESTPQLINKNKINMVYTGEIFTKLRNINPFIEALEEIRDENKDDYELLNILFFGNIDDIEVKRKLSNLEIVKVSPRIPFDEALKYMLNSEILLLFGNKNSKQIPAKIYDYFGTDSRIFVIYGDNNDPIKDIVENNKKCINTNNSVKEIKDNIYKLIGLYKSNDIKSEPDYRYEWNSIVKKLNTILEEK, via the coding sequence ATGAAAATATTATTTATAGCTTGTTATTCTCCATTAATAAATAATTCAGCTGCCATAGAAACTTTGCAGTATTTAAACAAATTAAGTGAAATTCCAGGAAATGAGATACATTTATTAACTGTTAATTTTCCTAAAAATTCAATATATTATGATGAATATTTGTTTTCTATGATGGATAGCAAAATAAAATATCATTTAATTGATGGTGGAGTAATATTTAAAAAGTTTATTCCTAGAAAACAAAGTATAGCTAATGTAAATAAAGAGCCTATAAAAAATAGAAAATTTTTAAGAAAGATTAAAAATGCATTTGTAATACCTGATATGTATTATGGATGGGCTAAAAAAGCAGCGAAGTATGGAATTGAACTTATGCAAAAAGAAAAATTTGATGTTATGTTTTCAATGCATGAGCCACCATCTTCTCATTTATGTGCATATTATATAAAAAGAAAATTCAAGAATGTACCGTGGATTACTTATTGGAGTGATCCATGGCTTAAAGACTCAACACGTCAAAATTCTTTTATTTTAAAAAGGTTAGTTGAAAAAAATATGGAGAAAAATGTAGTTCAAATAGCAGATAAATTTATTTTTGTAACAGAAGAAAATAGAAAAGATTATTTAAATCAATATAAGGTAGTTAACTCTAAAAGTGAGTTTACTTATATATTAAATAGAGGGTTTGATAAGGAATTATATAATAAATTATCATTAGAAAGTACTCCACAGTTAATAAATAAAAATAAAATTAATATGGTTTATACAGGAGAAATATTTACTAAATTAAGAAATATAAATCCTTTCATTGAAGCGTTAGAAGAGATTAGGGATGAAAATAAAGATGACTATGAATTGCTTAATATTTTATTTTTTGGCAACATAGATGATATTGAAGTTAAAAGAAAATTAAGTAATCTAGAAATAGTAAAAGTTTCACCTAGAATACCTTTTGATGAAGCACTTAAGTATATGTTAAATTCAGAAATATTACTTTTATTTGGTAATAAAAATTCCAAACAAATACCTGCAAAAATATATGATTATTTTGGAACGGATTCAAGAATTTTTGTTATTTATGGTGATAATAATGATCCAATTAAAGATATAGTTGAGAATAATAAAAAATGCATTAATACTAATAATTCTGTTAAAGAAATAAAAGACAATATATATAAGTTAATAGGCTTATATAAGAGCAATGATATAAAGTCAGAACCAGATTATAGATATGAATGGAATAGCATAGTTAAAAAGCTAAATACTATATTAGAAGAGAAGTGA
- the murJ gene encoding murein biosynthesis integral membrane protein MurJ, which yields MKKNALLKSTLIIMIVSCISRIIGFVRDMLIANNFGAGMYTDAYNIAVTVPETIFMLIGLAISTSFLPVLSKIKAKKGRNEMYYFANNVINILFIISVIFFAITSIFSKEIVMALGKGFDTETTILAIRLTRITLINLLFMSINACFTSLLQVNEDFVIPSILGLFFNLPMIVYLLFFRSYDIIGLTIANVIGNFFRVVVQVPSLVSHGYKYRFFVNLKDEGLKAILLLIIPVVIAAGANSLNMIVDKRIASSLEIGSISALGYAEKLIFFINSTITTSISSVAYPMMANARNAKKIDEFVELLKKSLIYLALILIPITVGVIIFKEDIVSIIYERGKFTEYAVKLTSLALLGYTVGIFFTGMRDILNSTLFSMGKTKITTLNGIMGVIINICLSIILSKTMGISGVALASSIAMIITSILLFISITKLERNFTYKDLFVKIFKIIINSILMGLIIITFINLIDEKIPKIMIMILGTIIGIISYFILCNLFNIKEVQEIKKLFLNKVKKK from the coding sequence ATGAAGAAGAATGCTTTGTTAAAATCTACTTTAATAATAATGATAGTATCATGTATAAGTAGAATTATAGGTTTTGTTAGAGATATGCTTATTGCAAATAATTTTGGAGCTGGTATGTATACAGATGCATATAATATTGCTGTTACTGTACCAGAAACTATATTTATGCTTATAGGCCTTGCAATCTCTACATCATTTTTACCAGTGCTAAGTAAGATAAAAGCAAAAAAAGGCAGGAATGAAATGTATTATTTCGCCAATAATGTGATTAATATATTATTTATTATTTCAGTTATATTTTTTGCTATAACTAGTATTTTTTCAAAAGAAATAGTTATGGCTTTAGGAAAAGGGTTTGATACAGAAACAACGATTTTAGCAATTAGATTAACTAGAATCACATTGATCAATTTATTATTTATGTCAATTAACGCATGCTTTACATCATTGTTACAAGTTAATGAAGATTTTGTTATACCATCAATACTAGGTTTATTTTTTAATTTACCTATGATTGTGTATTTACTATTTTTTAGAAGTTATGATATTATTGGATTAACTATAGCCAATGTTATAGGAAATTTTTTTAGAGTAGTAGTTCAAGTACCCTCGTTAGTATCACATGGGTATAAATATAGATTTTTTGTTAACTTAAAAGATGAAGGGTTAAAAGCTATTTTACTATTAATAATTCCAGTTGTTATAGCAGCTGGCGCAAATTCTTTAAATATGATAGTAGATAAAAGAATTGCATCATCATTAGAAATAGGATCTATTTCAGCATTGGGTTATGCAGAAAAACTTATATTCTTTATAAATAGTACAATAACAACATCTATATCAAGTGTGGCATATCCTATGATGGCTAATGCTAGAAATGCAAAAAAAATAGATGAGTTTGTAGAGTTGTTAAAAAAATCTCTTATATATTTAGCTTTAATTTTAATACCTATTACAGTTGGAGTTATAATATTTAAAGAAGATATTGTTAGTATTATATATGAAAGAGGAAAATTCACAGAATATGCAGTAAAATTAACAAGTTTAGCTTTACTTGGATATACAGTTGGAATATTCTTTACTGGAATGAGAGATATATTAAACTCTACTTTATTTTCTATGGGAAAAACTAAGATTACAACTTTAAATGGAATTATGGGAGTAATTATAAATATATGTTTAAGCATAATATTATCAAAAACTATGGGGATATCTGGAGTAGCATTAGCATCCTCAATAGCTATGATTATAACTTCTATTTTATTATTTATTAGTATTACAAAATTGGAACGTAATTTTACTTATAAGGATTTATTTGTTAAAATATTCAAGATAATTATTAATTCGATTTTAATGGGTTTAATAATTATTACATTTATAAATCTTATAGATGAAAAAATACCAAAAATAATGATTATGATTTTAGGAACTATTATTGGTATTATAAGTTATTTTATATTATGTAATTTATTTAATATAAAAGAGGTACAGGAGATAAAAAAATTATTTTTAAACAAAGTAAAGAAGAAATAA